One segment of Planctomycetota bacterium DNA contains the following:
- a CDS encoding AraC family transcriptional regulator: protein MRENTAIPTAGDLLSDSGTDFPGTLLPRLLNPGAGDIDIHPEWHGYSVRHDGWSCSGRRMPHHVVFACSEGSATGRVNGEPFHLEPGGLLYIGPNLPMDMAWSVPFGFAEVYFRFDADAGPSVWRHRSAGADVATPYLQRLSELILTSNVDATTDMRRCLLIALAVLEAFRPQPSKSVGHRLNAQQRDRTTRFIRQNLHRRIKLDDVAHTVGLSSDYFSRLFRKTYGRTFREYVIRNRVERARRMLLESELSVARIAAHLGYANVAQFSKQYRQYAGTTPSATRDASGV from the coding sequence ATGCGGGAAAACACCGCCATACCGACCGCCGGTGATCTGTTGTCAGATTCTGGTACTGACTTTCCGGGCACGTTGCTGCCGAGACTGCTGAATCCCGGTGCCGGAGACATCGATATCCACCCGGAATGGCACGGCTACAGCGTTCGACACGACGGCTGGTCCTGCAGTGGTCGACGCATGCCGCACCACGTTGTCTTTGCCTGCTCCGAAGGGTCGGCCACGGGCCGAGTGAACGGCGAGCCGTTCCACCTCGAGCCTGGCGGGTTGCTCTACATCGGGCCGAACCTGCCGATGGACATGGCGTGGTCGGTGCCGTTCGGCTTTGCCGAGGTCTACTTCCGATTCGATGCCGACGCTGGTCCGTCAGTGTGGCGTCATCGTTCAGCCGGGGCGGATGTGGCGACGCCGTATCTGCAGCGACTGTCGGAGCTGATTCTGACATCGAACGTCGACGCGACGACCGACATGCGGCGGTGTCTGCTGATCGCGCTGGCCGTGCTGGAGGCGTTTCGCCCGCAGCCTTCGAAGAGCGTCGGCCACCGGCTCAACGCCCAGCAACGCGACCGGACCACGCGGTTCATCCGGCAGAACCTCCACCGCCGGATCAAGCTCGACGACGTCGCGCACACGGTCGGCCTGAGCAGCGACTACTTCAGCCGGCTGTTTCGCAAGACGTACGGGCGGACGTTTCGTGAGTATGTCATCCGCAATCGCGTAGAACGTGCACGACGCATGCTGCTGGAGTCCGAGCTGTCCGTCGCACGGATCGCGGCGCACCTCGGTTATGCGAATGTCGCGCAGTTCAGCAAGCAGTACCGGCAATACGCCGGTACGACGCCCAGCGCCACACGCGACGCCTCAGGCGTCTGA